A stretch of DNA from Spirosoma endbachense:
CTTACATTGTTGAAAACAATATCCCGATGAAATCCATCGAGAACCCTGGCATTCGGCTTGTCCTGGATTTCTACCGGCTTATCAAGGAGTTCAATGATGCGTTCGCCCGCAGCCTGTCCCTGTTGAATGTTGGTCAGTGCCACAACAATGGCTTTGGCCGGACGGATGACCTGCGAGAAAATGGCGATGAAGGCAATAAACGAGCTGGCCTGTAAATTACTCTGACTATTCAGAACCAGACTGCCTCCATATACGAGAATACAGGCCACAACAAATACACCGGACGCTTCGGAAAAGGCGGGCGCTAACTCCCGACGTTTGAAACCCTCCAGACTGGCCTTTCGGTAAAAGTCGTTTTCTTCACTGAATCGATCTATGACAAACGGCGTGGCATTAAACGACCGAATTATCCGCATTCCCAGCAGCGTTTCATCCATAAGGGTGAGCATTCGCCCCATGGATGCCTGAACATCTTTAGCTTCCTTTTTAAGTTTTTTGGTGACAGCGGCTATACCCACAGCCGAAATGGGAATGATAACCAGCGTAAAGAGCATCAACTTGGTCGAAATCAGGAACAGAGCAACAAAGTAGCCAATCAGCATATACGGTTCTTTGAAAACGACTTCGATGGAACTGGCTGCCACACTCTCGATGGCATAGACATCACCATTGAGACGGGATAACAAATCGCCTTTATGTTCTTTTGTAAAATAACCCAGGTGTAAGTGATTGATTTTCTCGAACAGAGTCTCCCGAAGCCGTTTTACCAATAGCGTCCGGGCATTGAGCAGGCAACGCTGCGCCAGAAATCGGAACAGGTTGGTCAGAACAACGGCCACCACAATCATGGCCGCCAGAAAATATAGCGCATGAACAGGATTCGTGGTCTTGAAATAATAAATCAGGTGGTAAAAGGAATCCTTGAAGTAGTTGGGCGACAGCCGAAAAGCTGGCATCAACTCATACTTGACCGCATCGGCTGTATTGATCGGGTCGAACAGAAAGTTGAGCAGCGGAATGATCAACGCAAAC
This window harbors:
- a CDS encoding ABC transporter ATP-binding protein yields the protein MKIYKRLMVYARPYGKFIIPFFIFTLISVFFNVFQFALIIPLLNFLFDPINTADAVKYELMPAFRLSPNYFKDSFYHLIYYFKTTNPVHALYFLAAMIVVAVVLTNLFRFLAQRCLLNARTLLVKRLRETLFEKINHLHLGYFTKEHKGDLLSRLNGDVYAIESVAASSIEVVFKEPYMLIGYFVALFLISTKLMLFTLVIIPISAVGIAAVTKKLKKEAKDVQASMGRMLTLMDETLLGMRIIRSFNATPFVIDRFSEENDFYRKASLEGFKRRELAPAFSEASGVFVVACILVYGGSLVLNSQSNLQASSFIAFIAIFSQVIRPAKAIVVALTNIQQGQAAGERIIELLDKPVEIQDKPNARVLDGFHRDIVFNNVSFQYADKPVLKNINFRLDKGKKIALVGPSGVGKSTIADLIPRFYEATKGSVTIDGVDVREFTMESLRQQMSFVTQEIILFNDTIFNNIALGKPDARMEDVIEAAKIANAHAFIMETEDGYQTNIGDRGIRLSGGQRQRLSIARAVFKKPSILILDEATSALDIESEKSVQDALDNLMEGRTTLVIAHRLSTIKEADEILIMEGGEIIERGNHYDLLSNKNSIYRRLNTMHEVLQ